The Bacteroidales bacterium genome includes a window with the following:
- a CDS encoding DUF4293 domain-containing protein, which produces MIQRIQTIYLFIASLLMALTNCFPLLKFSVSEQETILFNTFGIGCGTITTYPMAIIAILSAILLFISIFMYKNRIKQIKIASISLFLSIMFYAVFAIYLWYIKDLIEYTYTSVSFGLILPAISVILNILAVKAIKADERLVRSADRIR; this is translated from the coding sequence ATGATACAAAGAATTCAAACAATATACCTATTTATTGCTTCATTATTAATGGCATTAACAAATTGTTTTCCATTACTAAAATTCTCAGTTAGTGAACAAGAAACTATTCTGTTTAATACCTTCGGAATAGGTTGCGGAACAATAACAACCTATCCAATGGCCATAATTGCAATTTTATCTGCTATACTATTATTTATATCAATATTTATGTATAAAAACAGAATAAAACAAATTAAGATAGCATCAATATCTCTATTCCTTTCAATAATGTTTTATGCTGTTTTTGCCATATATTTATGGTACATAAAAGATTTAATAGAATATACATACACATCAGTATCATTTGGATTAATACTTCCTGCTATATCAGTAATATTAAATATACTTGCTGTTAAGGCAATTAAAGCAGATGAAAGATTAGTTCGTTCAGCAGACAGAATACGATAA